A stretch of the Buchananella sp. 14KM1171 genome encodes the following:
- the def gene encoding peptide deformylase, with translation MAIREIRVIGDPILRTECERIRDVKDPRVRSLVEDLLETVDMDGRAGLAANQIGVGLRAFSWNIYGDIGYVLNPVLEEASMEEHYQDGDEGCLSVPGLHFPTERAWYARVRGVDLDGKEVVVEGEELMARCLQHECDHLDGKLYIDRLKGNERRKAMKAIRSMGW, from the coding sequence ATGGCCATCCGGGAGATTCGCGTGATCGGAGACCCGATCCTGCGCACCGAGTGTGAGCGGATCCGGGACGTCAAGGACCCCCGCGTCAGGTCCCTGGTTGAGGACCTGCTGGAGACCGTGGACATGGACGGACGCGCCGGCCTGGCCGCCAACCAGATCGGCGTGGGCCTGCGCGCCTTCTCCTGGAACATCTACGGCGACATCGGCTACGTGCTCAACCCGGTCCTGGAGGAGGCCTCCATGGAGGAGCACTACCAGGACGGCGACGAGGGCTGCCTGTCCGTGCCCGGGCTGCACTTCCCGACCGAGCGGGCCTGGTACGCGCGCGTGCGCGGCGTCGACCTGGACGGCAAGGAGGTCGTGGTAGAGGGCGAGGAACTCATGGCCCGCTGCCTCCAACACGAGTGCGACCACCTGGACGGCAAGCTCTACATCGACCGCCTCAAGGGAAACGAGCGCCGCAAGGCCATGAAGGCAATCCGCTCCATGGGCTGGTAG
- a CDS encoding DUF3145 family protein, which yields MTEQTTCGVFFVHSIPRALCSHAQWALTDVLGYSVRVDWTAQPLGGSGLVRGEFGWVGRVGAGAALATALRGWDQTRYEVTEDCTGASVGGRWSHTPELGIFHAQTDLYGNTVVPENRLRLALGAASPQEVQRALSLALGTAWDVELEPYRYAGEDAPVKWAHRAG from the coding sequence GTGACCGAGCAGACCACATGCGGTGTGTTCTTTGTGCACTCCATCCCGCGCGCCCTGTGCTCTCACGCGCAGTGGGCGCTCACCGACGTGCTCGGGTACTCCGTCCGGGTGGACTGGACCGCCCAGCCCCTAGGCGGCAGTGGGCTGGTGCGAGGGGAGTTCGGTTGGGTCGGACGCGTCGGCGCCGGGGCCGCCCTCGCCACCGCGCTGCGCGGCTGGGACCAAACCCGCTACGAGGTCACCGAGGACTGCACGGGCGCCTCCGTGGGAGGGCGCTGGTCTCACACCCCAGAGCTGGGAATCTTCCACGCCCAAACAGACCTGTACGGCAACACCGTGGTGCCAGAAAACCGCCTGCGCCTCGCGCTAGGGGCAGCAAGCCCCCAGGAGGTCCAGCGGGCCCTGTCCCTCGCCCTGGGCACGGCCTGGGATGTCGAACTGGAGCCCTATCGTTACGCCGGAGAAGACGCCCCAGTGAAGTGGGCTCACCGGGCCGGATGA
- the ispG gene encoding flavodoxin-dependent (E)-4-hydroxy-3-methylbut-2-enyl-diphosphate synthase, giving the protein MLGVSAISLGIPSVKEAAPVLSPRKPTRQLMVGKVAVGGGAPISVQSMTTTKTHDIGATLQQIAELTAAGCDIVRVACPTDKDADALKVIAAKSNIPVIADIHFQPKYVFQAIEAGCGAVRVNPGNIRKFDDQVKEIAKAASDHGVSIRIGVNAGSLDKRLLAKYGKATPEALVESAVWEASLFEEHGFHDFKISVKHNDPVVMVRAYQLLSEAGNWPLHLGVTEAGPAFQGTIKSSVAFGALLSQGIGDTIRVSLSAPPVEEVKVGAQILESLNLRPRTLEIVSCPSCGRAQVDVYTLAEEVTEGLKGMSVPLRVAVMGCVVNGPGEAREADLGVASGNGKGQIFVRGEVIETVPEDQIVETLIRHANRIAEEMGLEAGEGEVEVTPFTR; this is encoded by the coding sequence ATGCTCGGCGTGAGTGCAATCAGTCTTGGTATCCCATCCGTCAAGGAAGCCGCCCCGGTGCTTAGCCCGCGCAAGCCCACCCGGCAGCTCATGGTCGGCAAGGTGGCGGTGGGTGGGGGAGCGCCCATCTCCGTGCAGTCGATGACCACCACCAAGACCCACGACATCGGCGCCACCCTGCAGCAGATCGCAGAACTCACTGCCGCCGGCTGCGACATCGTGCGCGTGGCCTGCCCCACCGACAAGGACGCCGATGCCCTCAAGGTGATCGCGGCCAAGTCCAACATCCCCGTCATCGCAGACATCCACTTCCAGCCCAAGTACGTCTTCCAAGCCATCGAGGCCGGCTGCGGTGCGGTGCGCGTCAACCCGGGCAACATCCGCAAGTTCGACGACCAGGTCAAGGAAATCGCCAAGGCCGCCAGCGACCACGGCGTGTCCATCCGCATCGGCGTCAACGCCGGCTCGCTCGACAAGCGCCTGCTGGCCAAGTACGGCAAGGCCACCCCCGAGGCGCTGGTGGAGTCCGCCGTGTGGGAGGCCTCCCTGTTCGAGGAGCACGGCTTCCACGACTTCAAGATCTCCGTCAAGCACAACGACCCCGTGGTCATGGTGCGCGCCTACCAGCTCCTCTCCGAGGCCGGCAACTGGCCCCTCCACCTGGGCGTTACCGAGGCCGGACCGGCCTTCCAGGGCACCATCAAGTCCTCCGTCGCCTTCGGCGCCCTGCTCAGCCAGGGAATCGGCGACACCATCCGCGTCTCCCTCTCCGCCCCGCCCGTGGAGGAGGTCAAGGTGGGCGCCCAGATCCTGGAGTCCCTCAACCTGCGCCCGCGCACCCTGGAGATCGTCTCCTGCCCCTCCTGCGGGCGGGCCCAGGTGGACGTCTACACGCTGGCAGAGGAGGTCACCGAGGGCCTCAAGGGCATGTCCGTGCCCCTGCGCGTGGCCGTCATGGGCTGCGTGGTCAACGGGCCGGGCGAGGCCCGCGAGGCCGACCTGGGCGTGGCCAGCGGCAACGGCAAGGGCCAGATCTTCGTGCGCGGAGAGGTCATCGAGACCGTGCCGGAGGATCAGATCGTCGAAACCCTGATCCGGCACGCCAACCGCATCGCGGAAGAGATGGGGCTGGAGGCCGGCGAGGGCGAGGTAGAGGTCACGCCCTTCACGCGCTAG
- a CDS encoding M50 family metallopeptidase — MLGIVLLIVGLLVSVALHEFGHLIPAKLFGVKVPQYFVGFGHTLFSRQIGGTEYGVKAIPLGGFVRLVGMYPPARTPDKPARDGGESAVAEARRESLAEIAPGEEHRAFYNLSVPRKIAVMLGGPLMNLALAAVLMIVVFVGIGMPTHNSAQLGNVMACLPASYAPGEGAPSRQSPAPQCQSGELAGPAALAGLQAGDKVISWNGQSVTDWASVQAAIAASPAGQSANVQVERGGQLLTLAVTPALVSIDGKERAFVGVSPAVVYEPQSVGDALRATGEATVATAGLIVRLPAFIANAAGATLGLTERDPGGVMGLVGIGRAAGEVASAEGAGVDASARVAGFLTLLASLNLSLFVFNLLPILPLDGGHILGALWEGARKTFRRVTGRGYAGPTDTARLLPLTTVVVYALVGLMILLVVADVVAPAF; from the coding sequence GTGCTGGGAATTGTGCTGCTGATCGTTGGCCTGTTGGTCTCGGTGGCGCTACACGAGTTCGGTCACCTGATTCCGGCCAAGCTGTTTGGCGTCAAGGTGCCGCAGTACTTCGTGGGCTTCGGGCACACCCTGTTCTCGCGCCAGATCGGGGGAACCGAGTACGGGGTCAAGGCCATTCCCCTGGGCGGATTCGTGCGGCTGGTGGGCATGTACCCGCCGGCGCGCACCCCGGACAAGCCCGCGCGCGACGGCGGCGAATCGGCGGTGGCCGAGGCTCGCCGCGAGTCCCTGGCAGAGATCGCCCCGGGGGAGGAGCACCGCGCCTTCTACAACCTCAGCGTCCCGCGCAAGATCGCCGTCATGCTGGGCGGGCCGCTCATGAACCTGGCCCTCGCGGCCGTGTTGATGATCGTGGTGTTCGTGGGCATCGGCATGCCCACCCACAACTCCGCCCAGCTGGGCAACGTCATGGCCTGCCTGCCGGCCTCCTACGCCCCCGGTGAGGGCGCCCCCTCCAGGCAGAGCCCCGCGCCCCAATGCCAGTCCGGCGAGCTGGCGGGCCCGGCCGCGCTGGCCGGCCTGCAGGCGGGGGACAAGGTGATCTCCTGGAATGGCCAGAGCGTCACCGACTGGGCCAGCGTGCAGGCCGCCATCGCCGCCTCCCCGGCCGGCCAGAGCGCGAACGTGCAGGTGGAGCGGGGCGGGCAGCTGCTCACGCTGGCCGTCACCCCCGCCCTGGTGAGCATCGACGGGAAAGAACGCGCCTTCGTGGGGGTCAGCCCCGCCGTGGTCTACGAGCCGCAATCCGTGGGCGACGCCCTGCGCGCCACCGGCGAGGCCACCGTGGCCACCGCGGGGCTCATCGTGCGCCTGCCGGCGTTCATCGCCAACGCCGCCGGCGCCACCCTGGGCCTGACCGAGCGCGACCCGGGCGGCGTGATGGGCCTGGTTGGGATCGGCAGGGCCGCCGGCGAGGTCGCCAGCGCCGAGGGCGCGGGCGTGGACGCCTCCGCCCGCGTGGCCGGCTTCCTCACCCTGCTGGCCTCCCTGAACCTGAGCCTGTTCGTCTTTAACCTGCTGCCGATCCTGCCGCTGGACGGCGGCCACATCCTCGGTGCCCTCTGGGAGGGAGCGCGCAAGACCTTCAGGCGCGTCACCGGGCGCGGATACGCCGGCCCCACCGACACCGCCAGGCTGCTGCCGCTGACCACCGTCGTGGTTTACGCACTGGTCGGCTTGATGATCTTGTTGGTGGTGGCCGACGTCGTCGCGCCCGCCTTCTGA
- a CDS encoding proline--tRNA ligase codes for MLDLMSSLFLRTLREDPAHAEVASHKLLVRAGYIRRSAPGIYTWLPLGLRVLGKIEEIVRQEMRRAGAQEVHFPALLPREPYEVTGRWSEYGPNLFRLKDRRENDYLLAPTHEEMFTLLVKDLYSSYKDLPVTLYQIQTKYRDEARPRAGLLRGREFVMKDAYSFDIDDAGLDASYDAQREAYKAIFTRLGLEYVIVSAMSGAMGGSRSEEFLHPCEIGEDTYVRSPGGYAANVEAVTTVVPPAQDWAGAPEAREVPTPGAASIGDLVDYLNEHEPVEGGWSASDTLKNIALTVISPAGEREVIVVGIPGDRGIDLARVEAALSPSAVEQASESDLAKHPELVVGYIGPQVLGPNSAARVVDADGNPAGSVRYLLDPRVVDGTRWVTGANKVDTHVVGLVAGRDFTADGVIEAAEVLEGDMAPDGSGPLELARGIEIGHIFQLGRKYAKALDLTVLDQNGKATVVTMGSYGIGVTRALAALAENYHDESGLAWPIHVAPYEALVLATGKGEEIFSTAAKIATEASDAGVEVLYDDRVKVSAGVKFADSELIGVPFVLVVGRGLADGQVELRNRRTGEARAVAVADAVAELKAAVEAARAEAGVPEATR; via the coding sequence GTGCTCGACCTGATGAGCTCCCTGTTCCTGCGCACGCTGCGCGAGGACCCCGCCCACGCCGAGGTGGCCAGCCACAAGCTGCTGGTCCGCGCCGGCTACATTCGCCGCTCCGCGCCGGGCATCTACACCTGGCTCCCGCTGGGCCTGCGCGTGCTGGGCAAGATCGAGGAGATCGTGCGCCAGGAAATGCGCCGCGCCGGCGCCCAGGAGGTGCACTTCCCGGCCCTGCTGCCGCGCGAGCCCTACGAGGTCACCGGGCGCTGGAGCGAGTACGGCCCCAACCTGTTCCGCCTCAAGGACCGCCGCGAGAACGACTACCTGCTGGCCCCCACCCACGAGGAGATGTTCACCCTCCTGGTCAAGGACCTCTACTCCTCCTACAAGGACCTGCCGGTCACCCTCTACCAGATCCAGACCAAGTACCGTGACGAGGCCCGCCCGCGCGCCGGCCTGCTGCGCGGCCGCGAGTTCGTCATGAAGGACGCCTACTCCTTCGACATCGACGACGCCGGCCTGGACGCCTCCTACGACGCCCAGCGCGAGGCCTACAAGGCCATCTTCACCCGCCTGGGTCTGGAGTACGTGATCGTCTCCGCCATGAGTGGCGCGATGGGCGGCTCCCGCTCCGAGGAGTTCCTGCACCCCTGCGAGATCGGCGAGGACACCTACGTGCGCTCCCCGGGCGGCTACGCCGCCAACGTGGAGGCCGTCACCACCGTGGTCCCGCCCGCCCAGGACTGGGCCGGCGCGCCCGAGGCCCGCGAGGTACCCACGCCGGGAGCCGCTTCCATCGGCGACCTGGTGGACTACCTCAACGAGCACGAGCCCGTGGAGGGCGGCTGGAGCGCCAGCGACACCCTGAAGAACATCGCCCTGACCGTGATCTCCCCGGCCGGCGAGCGCGAGGTCATCGTGGTCGGCATCCCCGGTGACCGCGGCATCGACCTGGCCCGCGTGGAGGCGGCCCTGAGCCCCAGCGCGGTGGAGCAGGCCAGCGAATCAGACCTGGCCAAGCACCCCGAGCTGGTGGTCGGCTACATCGGCCCCCAGGTGCTGGGCCCCAACTCTGCGGCCCGCGTGGTGGACGCCGACGGCAACCCCGCCGGCTCCGTGCGCTACCTGCTGGACCCGCGCGTGGTGGACGGCACCCGCTGGGTCACCGGCGCCAACAAGGTGGACACCCACGTGGTCGGCCTGGTCGCCGGGCGCGACTTCACCGCCGACGGCGTGATCGAGGCCGCCGAGGTGCTGGAGGGGGACATGGCCCCCGACGGCTCCGGCCCCCTCGAGCTGGCCCGCGGCATCGAGATCGGACACATCTTCCAGCTGGGCCGCAAGTACGCCAAGGCCCTGGACCTGACCGTGCTGGACCAGAACGGCAAGGCCACCGTGGTCACCATGGGCTCCTACGGCATCGGCGTCACCCGCGCCCTGGCCGCCCTGGCGGAGAACTACCACGACGAGTCCGGCCTGGCCTGGCCCATCCACGTCGCCCCCTACGAGGCCCTAGTGCTCGCCACCGGCAAGGGCGAGGAGATCTTCTCCACCGCCGCCAAGATCGCGACCGAGGCCAGCGACGCGGGCGTCGAGGTGCTCTACGACGACCGCGTCAAGGTCAGCGCCGGCGTGAAGTTCGCCGACTCCGAGCTGATCGGTGTGCCCTTCGTGCTCGTAGTCGGGCGCGGCCTGGCCGACGGCCAGGTGGAGCTGCGCAACCGGCGCACGGGCGAGGCCCGCGCCGTGGCCGTGGCCGACGCCGTGGCGGAGCTGAAGGCGGCCGTGGAGGCCGCCCGCGCCGAGGCAGGCGTGCCGGAGGCGACCCGCTGA
- a CDS encoding acyl carrier protein produces MAATENEILAGLAEIVNEETGVDVAEVTLEKSFSDDLDVDSLSMMTIVATAEERFEVRIPDEDATSLVTVGDAVNYILKAQA; encoded by the coding sequence ATGGCTGCAACCGAGAACGAGATCCTGGCTGGCCTGGCTGAGATCGTCAACGAGGAGACCGGCGTGGATGTCGCCGAGGTGACGCTGGAGAAGTCCTTCTCCGACGACCTGGACGTCGACTCCCTGTCCATGATGACCATCGTCGCCACCGCCGAGGAGCGCTTCGAGGTGCGTATCCCCGACGAGGACGCCACCTCCCTGGTGACCGTCGGCGACGCCGTCAACTACATCCTCAAGGCTCAGGCCTGA
- a CDS encoding beta-ketoacyl-[acyl-carrier-protein] synthase family protein: protein MTVVVTGLGTTNPLGGDVASTWQALLEGRSGVKTLDNDWVELYELPVNFAGAVAVDPAEVLSPKELNRTDLVARYALISAKEAWSDAGSPEVDGERLGVVIGTGIGGVHTILSGWDAIRDHGARRVKPLTVPLLMGNSPAATISVAFGAKAGAHAPVSACASGAEAIAYGAQMIEEGRADVVICGGSEAAIHPLPLAAFARMRALSTRTDDPASASRPYDKSRDGFVLAEGAGVVVLESAEHAAKRGARVHAVLAGWGMTADAFDIAPPDPTGAGQETAMRLALGKAGLTGKDVAHVNAHATSTPAGDIVEAHAIARVAPNAAVSATKSVSGHLLGGAGAFETILTVLALREGLAPATINVEDPEDDLRIDLVRGEHRKLGDGAALNNSFGFGGHNVALAFTAA from the coding sequence ATGACTGTTGTAGTGACCGGCCTGGGAACCACTAACCCGTTGGGTGGCGACGTCGCCTCCACGTGGCAGGCTCTGCTGGAGGGACGCTCGGGCGTGAAGACGCTCGACAACGACTGGGTTGAGCTCTACGAGCTGCCGGTCAACTTCGCCGGCGCCGTCGCGGTGGACCCGGCCGAGGTGCTCTCCCCCAAGGAACTAAACCGCACCGACCTCGTTGCCCGCTACGCCCTCATCTCCGCCAAGGAAGCCTGGTCCGACGCCGGCAGCCCCGAGGTGGACGGCGAACGCCTGGGCGTGGTGATCGGCACCGGCATCGGCGGCGTCCACACCATCCTGTCCGGCTGGGACGCCATCCGCGACCACGGCGCCCGCCGCGTCAAGCCGCTGACCGTGCCCCTGCTGATGGGTAACTCCCCGGCCGCCACCATCTCCGTGGCCTTCGGCGCCAAGGCCGGCGCGCACGCCCCGGTCTCCGCCTGCGCCTCCGGTGCCGAGGCCATCGCCTACGGTGCCCAGATGATCGAGGAGGGCCGCGCCGACGTGGTGATCTGCGGCGGCTCCGAGGCCGCCATCCACCCGCTGCCGCTGGCCGCGTTCGCGCGCATGCGTGCCCTGTCCACCCGCACCGACGACCCGGCCAGCGCCTCGCGCCCCTACGACAAGTCCCGCGACGGCTTCGTGCTGGCCGAGGGCGCCGGTGTGGTGGTGCTGGAGTCCGCAGAGCACGCCGCCAAGCGTGGCGCCCGCGTCCACGCCGTCCTGGCCGGCTGGGGCATGACCGCCGACGCCTTCGACATCGCCCCGCCGGACCCGACCGGTGCCGGCCAGGAGACCGCCATGCGCCTGGCCCTGGGCAAGGCCGGGCTGACCGGCAAGGACGTGGCGCACGTCAACGCCCACGCCACCTCCACCCCGGCGGGCGACATCGTGGAGGCCCACGCGATCGCCCGCGTGGCCCCTAACGCCGCCGTTTCCGCCACCAAGTCCGTCTCCGGCCACCTGCTGGGCGGCGCGGGCGCGTTCGAGACCATCCTGACCGTGCTGGCACTGCGCGAGGGCCTGGCCCCGGCCACCATCAACGTGGAGGACCCGGAGGACGACCTGCGCATTGACCTGGTGCGGGGCGAGCACCGCAAGCTCGGGGACGGCGCCGCGTTGAACAACTCCTTCGGCTTCGGCGGCCACAACGTGGCCCTGGCATTCACTGCAGCCTGA
- a CDS encoding ACP S-malonyltransferase, giving the protein MIVVQCPGQGAQSPGMLSAWLDEPGREFLTELSEAAGLDLVELGTTATAEQIKNTAFAQPLIVAAGLLAWRALGGLGEQRSGLVADVALVAGHSVGEITAAAVAGSLSPADAVRLAAARGAAMAAAAEAGQTGMSAVVGGDPAEVIAAIETAGAHPANLNGPGQIVAAGERAALEALAANPPAKARVIALEVHGAFHSPAMVPAVAPVKEALAALELRDPTIRLLSNRGGATLSCGADVAEGIAHQITSTVDWTACCQQMSAAQPELLVELAPAGVLTRIAKRAVPGVRAVAVNSPADAAALIEEKK; this is encoded by the coding sequence GTGATTGTTGTGCAGTGCCCCGGACAGGGAGCGCAGAGCCCCGGAATGCTCAGCGCGTGGTTGGACGAACCCGGGCGGGAATTCCTGACCGAGCTCAGCGAGGCCGCCGGCCTCGACCTGGTAGAGCTCGGCACCACCGCCACCGCCGAGCAGATCAAGAACACCGCCTTCGCCCAGCCGCTCATCGTGGCCGCCGGCCTGTTGGCGTGGCGGGCGCTGGGCGGCCTTGGCGAGCAGCGCAGTGGCCTGGTGGCCGACGTCGCCCTGGTGGCCGGTCACTCCGTTGGCGAGATCACCGCCGCCGCCGTGGCAGGCAGCCTCTCCCCCGCCGACGCCGTGCGCCTGGCCGCCGCCCGCGGAGCGGCGATGGCCGCCGCCGCTGAGGCCGGTCAGACCGGAATGAGCGCCGTGGTGGGCGGAGACCCCGCAGAGGTCATCGCCGCCATCGAGACCGCCGGCGCGCACCCGGCCAACCTGAACGGTCCGGGCCAGATCGTCGCCGCCGGTGAGCGCGCGGCCTTGGAGGCCCTGGCGGCGAACCCGCCGGCTAAGGCCCGCGTGATCGCCCTAGAGGTGCACGGCGCGTTCCATTCCCCCGCCATGGTCCCCGCCGTGGCGCCGGTCAAGGAGGCCCTGGCCGCCCTGGAGCTGCGCGACCCGACCATCCGGCTCCTGTCCAACCGGGGCGGCGCCACGCTGAGCTGCGGCGCGGACGTGGCTGAGGGCATCGCCCACCAGATCACCTCCACCGTGGACTGGACCGCCTGCTGCCAGCAGATGAGCGCCGCCCAGCCCGAGCTGCTGGTAGAGCTGGCCCCCGCCGGCGTGCTCACCCGCATCGCCAAGCGCGCCGTGCCCGGCGTTCGCGCAGTCGCCGTCAACTCCCCCGCAGACGCCGCCGCCCTCATCGAGGAGAAGAAGTGA
- a CDS encoding beta-ketoacyl-ACP synthase 3, with protein sequence MKTFTASAGSRIAGIGGVRGSRVVPNADIIEPINSSDEWIQQRTGMVTRKRATPEESLLWLSVQAAKEALAAAGVDAKDVDGVILATITHFEQTPALAPAIAAELGCGPVPAWDISAACAGYCYGIAQADALVRAGTNKCVLVIGAERLSDFIDPTDRSISFLLGDGAGAAVVVPSDTAGIASSVWGSEGDKAALVGQTSNWLDYAANPDLKCPTLVQEGPSVFKWAAFTISEVAKRAIEAAGLRPEDIDVFIPHQANMRIIEKQAQRIGLREDCIVADDIVTTGNTSSASVPLATQALYRDGRIKGGEIALQIGFGAGLAYAAQVVELPRITPAA encoded by the coding sequence GTGAAGACCTTTACCGCAAGCGCCGGCTCTCGCATCGCCGGCATCGGCGGGGTGCGCGGCTCGCGCGTGGTCCCCAACGCAGACATCATCGAGCCCATCAACTCCAGCGACGAGTGGATCCAGCAGCGCACCGGCATGGTGACCCGCAAGCGGGCCACCCCGGAGGAGAGCCTGCTGTGGCTGTCCGTGCAGGCCGCCAAGGAGGCGCTGGCCGCCGCCGGCGTCGACGCCAAGGACGTGGACGGGGTCATCCTGGCCACCATCACCCACTTCGAGCAGACCCCCGCCCTGGCCCCGGCCATCGCCGCCGAGCTGGGCTGCGGGCCGGTGCCCGCGTGGGACATCAGCGCGGCCTGCGCCGGCTACTGCTACGGCATCGCCCAGGCCGACGCCCTGGTGCGCGCCGGCACCAACAAGTGCGTGCTGGTGATCGGGGCCGAGCGCCTGTCCGACTTCATCGACCCCACCGACCGCTCCATCTCCTTCCTGCTGGGGGACGGCGCGGGCGCCGCCGTGGTGGTCCCGTCCGACACCGCAGGCATCGCCTCCTCCGTGTGGGGCTCGGAGGGCGACAAGGCCGCCCTGGTAGGCCAGACCAGCAACTGGCTGGACTACGCCGCCAACCCGGACCTGAAGTGCCCTACCCTGGTACAAGAGGGCCCCAGCGTCTTCAAGTGGGCGGCGTTCACGATCTCCGAGGTCGCCAAGCGGGCCATCGAGGCCGCCGGGCTGCGCCCCGAGGACATCGACGTCTTCATCCCGCACCAGGCCAACATGCGCATCATCGAAAAGCAGGCGCAGCGCATCGGCCTGCGAGAAGATTGCATCGTGGCGGACGACATCGTCACGACCGGAAATACCTCCTCCGCCTCCGTACCGCTGGCCACGCAGGCCCTGTACCGGGACGGCAGGATCAAGGGCGGAGAGATCGCCCTGCAAATCGGCTTCGGCGCCGGGCTCGCCTACGCGGCCCAGGTGGTGGAGCTGCCCCGGATTACCCCCGCCGCATAA
- the dxr gene encoding 1-deoxy-D-xylulose-5-phosphate reductoisomerase, with protein sequence MSEQVGPVVILGSTGSIGTQALDVLSRCAPHVGVEALAAGGNNLGLLASQAAATGARVVGVATGSAAQVRAAIEAAEDAAGLPRVEREILVGPHAAADVAACRPDGVVLNGMSGSIGLGPTLAALEAGADLALANKESLVAGAALVRRASRRPGQIRPVDSEHSAMWQALAAGKHRRGLVAQSVDGSSEVARLILTASGGPFRGRSRAELANVSAQQALNHPTWDMGPVVTINSSTLMNKALELIEAHVLFDVAPERITAVVHPQSVVHSAVEFVDGSTIAQASPPDMCLPIALGLSAPQRWAGAAAPCAWDAPVSWTFEPLDEVTFPAVRLARQAVAASSTHPAVFNAANEEAVDAFLSGRCGYLEIVDTVQAVLEAWEHPGEPRDLADVTEVERHARAAARERLQRNSTSLA encoded by the coding sequence TTGAGTGAGCAGGTAGGCCCCGTAGTCATCCTGGGATCGACCGGTTCGATCGGCACCCAGGCGCTGGACGTGCTCTCGCGCTGCGCCCCGCACGTTGGTGTGGAGGCCCTGGCGGCCGGCGGGAACAACCTGGGCCTGCTGGCGAGCCAGGCGGCGGCAACCGGCGCGCGCGTTGTGGGCGTGGCCACCGGCAGTGCGGCGCAGGTGCGCGCGGCCATCGAGGCGGCGGAGGACGCCGCCGGCCTGCCCCGCGTTGAGCGCGAGATCCTGGTTGGCCCGCACGCGGCCGCCGACGTTGCCGCCTGCCGCCCGGACGGGGTGGTGCTCAACGGCATGTCCGGCTCGATCGGGCTGGGCCCCACCCTGGCTGCCCTGGAGGCGGGCGCGGACCTGGCGCTGGCGAACAAGGAGTCCCTGGTGGCCGGGGCCGCCCTGGTGCGCCGGGCTTCCAGGCGCCCCGGGCAGATCCGCCCGGTGGACTCCGAGCACTCGGCGATGTGGCAGGCCCTGGCCGCAGGCAAGCACAGGCGCGGCCTGGTGGCGCAGAGCGTGGACGGCAGTAGCGAGGTGGCCAGGCTGATCCTGACCGCCAGCGGCGGGCCGTTTCGCGGCAGGAGCCGCGCCGAGCTGGCTAACGTGAGCGCCCAGCAGGCCCTCAACCATCCCACCTGGGACATGGGGCCGGTGGTCACCATCAACTCCTCCACCCTGATGAACAAGGCGCTGGAGCTGATCGAGGCGCACGTGCTCTTCGACGTGGCCCCGGAGCGGATCACGGCGGTGGTGCACCCGCAGAGCGTCGTCCACTCGGCCGTAGAGTTCGTGGACGGCTCCACGATCGCCCAGGCCTCCCCGCCGGACATGTGCCTGCCCATCGCGCTGGGCCTGTCCGCCCCGCAGCGCTGGGCCGGCGCCGCCGCCCCCTGTGCTTGGGACGCCCCGGTCAGCTGGACCTTCGAGCCCCTGGACGAGGTCACTTTCCCAGCGGTGCGCCTGGCGCGCCAGGCGGTGGCGGCCTCATCCACCCACCCGGCCGTGTTCAACGCCGCCAACGAGGAGGCGGTGGACGCCTTCCTGTCCGGGCGGTGCGGCTACCTGGAGATCGTGGACACGGTGCAGGCCGTGCTGGAGGCCTGGGAACACCCCGGTGAGCCGCGCGACCTGGCGGACGTCACGGAGGTAGAGCGCCACGCCCGCGCGGCGGCCCGCGAGCGGTTGCAGCGAAATTCCACTAGCCTCGCATAG